One segment of Macrotis lagotis isolate mMagLag1 chromosome 1, bilby.v1.9.chrom.fasta, whole genome shotgun sequence DNA contains the following:
- the LOC141497865 gene encoding mitochondrial inner membrane m-AAA protease component AFG3L1-like, whose product MSLGLLAAVGSRSSAPPLAALWRCWGVGSRSGARVSLRALGTTRQCLQGIHFQQLLLQGRLTSFSQWLYSKAPKGFEKYFKRSGRNTDKEESPPPKKDTDEPKDHGLRGNGGKRGGKKDDFAWWKRMQKGEFPWDNKDFRNLAIMGAGFVMGFFYFYFRDSGKEITWKHFVQYYLARGLVDRLEVVNKQFVRVIPTPGASSEKSVWFNIGSVDTFERNLESAQWELGIEAANQAAVIYTTESDGSFLKSLIPTLLLIGIFLYAVRRGPMGAGRGGRGGGLFSVGETTAKILKNNIDVRFADVAGCEEAKLEIMEFVNFLKNPKQYQDLGAKIPKGAMLTGPPGTGKTLLAKATAGEANVPFITVNGSEFLEMFVGVGPARVRDMFAMARKNAPCILFIDEIDAIGRKRGRGNFGGQSEQENTLNQMLVEMDGFNSSTNVVVLAGTNRPDILDPALMRPGRFDRQIYIGPPDIKGRCSIFKVHLRPLKLDESIGKDALARKLAALTPGFTGADISNVCNEAALIAARHLNAFVQEKHFEQAIERVIGGLEKKTQVLQPSEKTTVAYHEAGHAVVGWFLEHADPLLKVSIIPRGKGLGYAQYLPKEQYLYTREQLFDRMCMMLGGRVAEQLFFGRITTGAQDDLRKVTQSAYAQIVQFGMSEKLGQVSFDLPRQGEALVEKPYSEATAQLIDEEVRHLINSAYSRTLELLTQCRDKVEKVGKRLLEKEVLEKADMVELLGPRPFGEKSTYEEFVEGTGSLEEDTSLPEGLKDWNQERTKESTEKQVQESTV is encoded by the exons TGTCTCCAGGGAATCCACTTTCAGCAGCTGCTTCTGCAGGGAAGACTGACATCATTTTCCCAGTGGCTGTATTCGAAAGCTCCCAAAG GCTTTGAGAAGTATTTTAAGAGAAGTGGAAGAAACACAGATAAAGAAGAATCACCACCtccaaagaaag ATACTGATGAACCAAAAGATCATGGACTCCgaggaaatggaggcaagagaggaggaaagaaggatgaCTTTGCATGGTGGAAACGGATGCAGAAG GGAGAATTCCCTTGGGACAACAAAGATTTCCGTAACCTGGCTATCATGGGTGCAGGCTTCGTGATGGGatttttctacttctattttcGAGATTCTGGAAAAGAAATTACTTGGAAGCATTTTGTACAGTATTATTTGGCCAGAGGACTg GTGGACCGACTTGAAGTTGTGAACAAACAGTTTGTGCGTGTGATTCCTACTCCTGGAGCATCTTCTGAG AAATCCGTGTGGTTTAACATCGGCAGTGTTGACACATTCGAGAGAAACTTGGAATCTGCCCAGTGGGAATTGGGAATTGAAGCTGCCAATCAGGCAGCAGTGATTTATACCACCGAAAGTGATGG CTCTTTCTTAAAAAGCCTGATCCCCACTCTGCTTCTGATTGGGATTTTCCTCTATGCTGTGAGGCGAGGCCCAATGGGAGCAGGCCGGGGAGGACGCGGAGGTGGCCTCTTCAGCGTTGGTGAAACAACTGCCAAAATCCTGAAGAACAACATTGATGTGCGGTTTGCAGATGTGGCAGGCTGTGAAGAAGCCAAACTGGAAATCATGGAGTTTGTGAACTTTCTCAAGAATCCCAAACAATATCAGGACCTTGGAGCCAAGATCCCAAAG GGAGCCATGCTCACCGGTCCTCCTGGTACAGGGAAAACTCTCCTTGCCAAAGCCACTGCAGGGGAGGCCAATGTTCCCTTTATCACTGTGAATGGCTCTGAGTTCCTGGAGATGTTTGTGGGAGTTGGGCCTGCAAGG GTTCGGGACATGTTTGCAATGGCTCGAAAAAATGCTCCCTGTATTCTATTCATTGATGAGATTGATGCAATTGGAAGAAAACGAGGTCGTGGCAATTTTGGAGGACAAAGTGAACAGGAAAACACCTTGAATCAGATGCTTGTTGAAATGGATG gATTTAACTCCAGTACCAATGTTGTGGTACTTGCAGGGACCAACCGCCCAGACATCCTGGATCCAGCACTAATGAGACCAGGACGCTTTGACCGTCAGATTTACATTG GGCCCCCAGATATAAAAGGCAGATGCTCCATCTTTAAAGTCCACCTTCGTCCACTGAAATTGGATGAAAGTATTGGCAAAGATGCCCTGGCTAGGAAACTAGCAGCCCTGACTCCAGGTTTTACTG GTGCTGATATTTCTAATGTCTGTAATGAAGCTGCCCTGATTGCTGCCCGTCATCTGAATGCTTTTGTTCAAGAAAAGCACTTTGAGCAGGCCATCGAGAGAGTCATTGGAG GCCTTGAGAAGAAGACTCAGGTTCTCCAGCCCAGTGAGAAGACGACTGTAGCCTATCATGAAGCTGGCCATGCTGTGGTGGGTTGGTTCTTGGAACATGCTGATCCCTTACTGAAG GTGTCCATCATCCCCCGAGGAAAGGGGCTTGGCTATGCTCAGTACCTGCCCAAGGAACAGTACCTCTACACACGGGAGCAACTCTTTGATCGAATGTGTATGATGTTAGGAGGGAGAGTGGCTGAGCAGCTGTTCTTTGGTCGCATCACAACAGGGGCTCAGGATGACCTGAGGAAAGTGACACAGAGTGCATATGCACAG ATTGTCCAGTTTGGCATGAGTGAGAAACTGGGCCAAGTTTCATTTGATTTACCCCGGCAAGGGGAAGCCCTGGTGGAGAAGCCGTATAGTGAAGCAACTGCCCAGCTCATTGATGAGGAAGTACGCCACCTGATCAATTCTGCCTATTCCAGAACTTTGGAATTGCTGACCCAGTGTCGGGACAAAGTGGAAAAG GTGGGAAAGCGtctgctggagaaggaagtaCTTGAGAAAGCGGATATGGTTGAATTGCTGGGCCCTCGGCCTTTTGGAGAGAAGTCTACTTATGAAGAATTTGTGGAGGGCACAGGAAGCCTGGAGGAGGATACTTCCCTTCCAGAAGGCCTGAAGGACTGGAACCAAGAACGGACAAAAGAAAGCACAGAAAAACAAGTCCAGGAAAGTACTGTGTAA